CGCATGCCTGCACTTCCTCGAAGCCACGGCCGAACACGAAGGGGTCGCCGCCTTTGAGGCGTACTACGTCGCGTCCGGCTGTGGCGTGTTGCACGAGCAGAGCGTTGGTTCGTTCCTGGGCGACTTGCTTGCCGTAGGGCAGTTTGGATACGTCGATGACGACTTTGGCGGAGACATCGATGAAATCCTCTAACTGCGAGGAAGGACCCAGGTGATCGGTGAGGATAACGTCGGCTGTTTCGAGGGCGCGCAGGCCGCGAATAGTCATCAGGTCCCAATCGCCCGGGCCTCCGCCCACCAACGTCACCGTCCCAAAATTCATGCCTGCAAGTCTAGGGTGGCAGCATGAACGCTTCCGCACGGCCCTCGTTGAATCACACTTTCGCGCAGAGGCTGCCTGAGTTGGCCCGCGCCGCTCACGCTGCTGACTTCCCCGCCCTGGACATCAAGGTGCTCAATGAATCGCTCGCGGTCTCGCTTGGACTTGACGTTGAATGGTTGCGCAGCGATGGAGGCACGCGCTGGCTCGCCGGTGTAGATGGTGGCTCTGCCACGGCTTATGCCGGTCACCAGTTCGGGCAGTTTGTGCCTTTGCTTGGCGACGGCCGCGCTCTCCTCCTCGGCGACCTCACAAGCGACCCCCAAGGCCGGGAGATCCAAGTGAAAGGTTCTGGTCCGACTCCGTTTTCCCGCCCCGGCTCTGATGGTTTCGGCGCGGTAGGGCCGATGCTGCGCGAGTACCTGGTTAGCGAATTCATGCACGCCGTGGGAATTCCCACAACCCGTGCGCTAGCCGTTTTGACCACCGGAAATAAGGTGTTGCGGCAACAAGGAGTTGTTCCTGGGGGAATTGTCGTGCGTGTCGCATCTTCCCACTTGCGAGTGGGCACCGTCCAGTTCGCAGCTACCCAGTCGGGCGAGCTGGTGGAAAAGGTTGTCGCGGCGGCCGGTTTCGCCAGCCCTGCTGCTCTTTTGGAAACGGTGATGCACCGCCAGGTCAGCCTTGTGGCGAAGTGGATGCGCATCGGATTTGTACACGGCGTGATGAATACCGATAACACCACGCTTTCCGGTGAGACAATCGACTATGGGCCGTGCGCTTTTACGCCGGTCTTTCAGGCTGACGCCCGCTACTCCTCAATTGATGAGGCTGGGCGTTACGCCTTCGGCAACCAACCTCCGATTATCGCGTGGAACCTGGCACGATTGGCGGAGGCGCTTCTTTGCGTCATGGAGGCCGACACCGCAACTCGCATCTTGGCGCCTATCCAGCAGGTCTGGGAGCAACACTGGGGCCGGGAGGTCCCGGACCCGCAATCGCTCGCACATGCTGCCGACATCACTGTCTACAACCGGGAAAACCATGGCGGGCCTATTTTCATTCCGCGCAATTACATGTTGCAAAAGGCCATCACCAGCGCGGAGCGCGACGGCAACTACCTGCCCTACAACGAGCTGCTCGCTGCCGTGACCGACCCGTTTAACCCCAACGCGGGGAAGGATTGGATGTCCGCACCTGAAACAGCACAGCGAGCTGGGGAAGACAAGCGCCCCTTTGTCACCTATTGCGGCACGTGAGTCAAAGGGGCGCTGATTTGCTCGAAGCTTTTTAAGGCTCCAGCTTGAGCACTTTTTGTGTCCAATCCCACTGCTTTTGGAAAGCGCCAGCGTCGCGCTTGAGCGAGATGCCATACGTCGGGAACATCTCGTGCAGCTTGTCGGACCACTCGATCATGCGCTCGCCGAAGCAGCGCTCCAACAGCTCGAGCATCGCCGATGGGGTGATGGATGCACCCGGAGAAGCACCAAGAATACCGGCGATGGAGCCGGACTGGTCGTTGACCAGCGCCGTGCCGAACTCCAGGGTGCCGAAGCTCGGGGCCGCGGCCGGCTTGATTACTTGAACGCGCTGGCCGGCGACGACGGTGTCCCAGTCCTTGCCGTCGGCGGAGGGATAGTACTCGCGCAAGGCCTCCATGCGGCCGTCGAAGTCCTTAAAAACCTCGGAAACTAGGTACGTGACGAGGCTGAAGTTGGTGGCGGCGACGCCGAGGTAAGACGGGATGTTGTCGGGGCGGATCGACTTAAATAGGTCGAGGTAGGAGCCCTCCTTCAAAAACTTCGGGCTCCACCCACCGTAGGGGCCAAACAGCAAAGACTCCTCGCCGTCGATGACGCGTAGGTCGAGGTGCGGAACGGACATTGGTGGGGCGCCCACCTTTGCTTTGCCGTAGACTTTCGCCTTGTGCTGGGAGACGATCTCTTGGTTGGTGGTGCGCAGCCACAGGCCGGAGATTGGGAAGCCAGCGTAGCCGCGGACCTCGGGAACGCCCGCTTTGCGCAGCAGGTCAAGGGCGTAGCCTCCGGCACCGACAAAGACGAAGCGGGCCTTGAGCACTTGCTTATCGCCGGTGTGGACGTTGCGAACGGTGACCTTCCAGAAGTTGCCTTCGCGTTTGAGGTTGAGAACTTCACGGCCGTAGCGCACCTCGGTGCCGCGCGCCACGGAGTTGTCAATGAATTGTTTGGTCAACGCACCGTAATCAATGTCGGTGCCTTCGTCAGTCCAGGAGATGGCGACGGGTTCGGCGTCGAAGTCACGGTCTTTGGCCATCAGCGGTAGCTTTTCGCCGAAAGCTTCGTGGTCGTCGGTAAACTTCATGTTCGGGAACATGTGGTTTTCCGTCAGTTTGTCGTAGCGACGGCGCAGGTAGTCGATCTGGTCTTCGCCTTGGGCAAAGGAGACGTGCGGGACCGGGTTGATGAACTTAGACGGGTCATCCAGCAGGTTGTTTTCTAGCTGGTGGGACCAGAACTGGCGGGATAGCTGGAACTTCTCGTTGATCACCATTGCTTTGGAAACGTCAATGCGCCCGTTTTTTTCCGGGGTGTAGTTCAGCTCGCACAGCGCAGAGTGGCCGGTGCCGGCGTTATTCAGCGGGTAGCTGGACTCCTTCGCAGGTCCGTCGAGGCGTTCAACGATCACTTGCGACCAGTCGGGCTCCAGCTCGCGAAGCATCGCGCTCAGGGTGGCGCTCATGATGCCCGCGCCAATGAGCAAAACGTCCACCTCGCCGCTTATGTTATTGCCTTGTTGTTCAGACATCCGTTCAACCCTTTTCG
The Corynebacterium sp. BD556 genome window above contains:
- a CDS encoding protein adenylyltransferase SelO family protein is translated as MNASARPSLNHTFAQRLPELARAAHAADFPALDIKVLNESLAVSLGLDVEWLRSDGGTRWLAGVDGGSATAYAGHQFGQFVPLLGDGRALLLGDLTSDPQGREIQVKGSGPTPFSRPGSDGFGAVGPMLREYLVSEFMHAVGIPTTRALAVLTTGNKVLRQQGVVPGGIVVRVASSHLRVGTVQFAATQSGELVEKVVAAAGFASPAALLETVMHRQVSLVAKWMRIGFVHGVMNTDNTTLSGETIDYGPCAFTPVFQADARYSSIDEAGRYAFGNQPPIIAWNLARLAEALLCVMEADTATRILAPIQQVWEQHWGREVPDPQSLAHAADITVYNRENHGGPIFIPRNYMLQKAITSAERDGNYLPYNELLAAVTDPFNPNAGKDWMSAPETAQRAGEDKRPFVTYCGT
- the mqo gene encoding malate dehydrogenase (quinone); the encoded protein is MSEQQGNNISGEVDVLLIGAGIMSATLSAMLRELEPDWSQVIVERLDGPAKESSYPLNNAGTGHSALCELNYTPEKNGRIDVSKAMVINEKFQLSRQFWSHQLENNLLDDPSKFINPVPHVSFAQGEDQIDYLRRRYDKLTENHMFPNMKFTDDHEAFGEKLPLMAKDRDFDAEPVAISWTDEGTDIDYGALTKQFIDNSVARGTEVRYGREVLNLKREGNFWKVTVRNVHTGDKQVLKARFVFVGAGGYALDLLRKAGVPEVRGYAGFPISGLWLRTTNQEIVSQHKAKVYGKAKVGAPPMSVPHLDLRVIDGEESLLFGPYGGWSPKFLKEGSYLDLFKSIRPDNIPSYLGVAATNFSLVTYLVSEVFKDFDGRMEALREYYPSADGKDWDTVVAGQRVQVIKPAAAPSFGTLEFGTALVNDQSGSIAGILGASPGASITPSAMLELLERCFGERMIEWSDKLHEMFPTYGISLKRDAGAFQKQWDWTQKVLKLEP